The following proteins are co-located in the Bacteroidales bacterium genome:
- a CDS encoding HU family DNA-binding protein, with protein MSIYYRMDDLQDNMNPEGKKKTGLYPRIMNNRTVFLDELAEQAAQHTTISKFEARLVADMLIEQTIKELRNGNSVCFNDFGTFSLTAKSRREQDESKIRSASIEVSRLTFRMSRAFLRRLGVVDFVRLPKKK; from the coding sequence ATGTCTATTTATTATCGTATGGATGACTTACAGGATAATATGAATCCTGAAGGCAAAAAGAAAACGGGTTTATATCCTCGTATAATGAACAACCGGACTGTGTTTTTGGACGAACTTGCGGAGCAGGCCGCACAGCATACGACCATTTCGAAATTTGAAGCACGCTTGGTTGCTGATATGCTTATTGAGCAAACTATTAAAGAACTGCGCAACGGCAACAGTGTTTGTTTCAATGATTTCGGAACCTTTTCGCTTACCGCCAAAAGTCGGCGGGAACAGGACGAAAGCAAGATTCGCAGCGCTTCCATTGAAGTGAGCCGCCTTACATTCCGAATGTCGCGGGCTTTCTTAAGACGACTCGGCGTTGTGGACTTTGTACGTCTGCCGAAGAAAAAGTAA